One part of the Tenacibaculum sp. 190130A14a genome encodes these proteins:
- a CDS encoding toxin-antitoxin system YwqK family antitoxin yields MKSKIYYLIISFLIICSCKEKGNINDSKYRNSNYIFFQENGQDGYWQKISEHSDFEYTKGLLTYYYDNGKKFGEIEILDGLPNRIEKLFDKETDSLIKTVWQKNNKEYKRIYENGYYKHFYSNKGKIIVEEGLVENNLEQGLWKRYWSDNGKLKELITFKDGKPHGERKNYWKNGNLKSSAYWVSGIQSGQGFFYYENGNIEESNFRYNEKLHGEYKAYYPNKTLKKHCNYWNDRNRDTCKSYYSNGNLKKLEISQLDTINLTSYGKTFFYYENGKLKLEVDVKDYQPNGIAKYYDEKGKLIETMTFKKGVKTNSIIE; encoded by the coding sequence TTGAAATCGAAAATTTACTATTTAATCATCTCTTTTCTAATCATATGTTCCTGTAAAGAAAAAGGCAATATTAATGATTCTAAGTACAGGAATTCTAATTACATCTTTTTTCAAGAAAATGGACAAGATGGATATTGGCAAAAAATCAGTGAACATTCAGATTTTGAATATACTAAAGGTCTATTAACTTATTATTATGATAATGGTAAAAAATTTGGTGAGATAGAAATATTAGATGGTCTACCGAACAGAATAGAAAAATTATTCGATAAGGAAACTGACAGCTTAATAAAAACAGTTTGGCAAAAAAATAACAAGGAGTATAAACGGATTTATGAGAATGGATATTATAAGCATTTTTACTCAAACAAAGGGAAAATTATTGTAGAAGAAGGTCTTGTTGAAAATAATTTAGAACAAGGGTTATGGAAAAGATACTGGAGTGACAATGGAAAATTGAAAGAACTCATAACCTTTAAAGATGGAAAGCCTCACGGAGAAAGGAAAAACTACTGGAAAAATGGGAATTTAAAATCGTCTGCTTATTGGGTTTCAGGAATACAATCGGGACAGGGCTTCTTTTATTATGAAAACGGAAATATAGAAGAATCGAATTTCAGGTATAATGAAAAACTTCATGGAGAATATAAAGCATATTATCCAAACAAAACATTAAAAAAGCATTGTAACTATTGGAATGATAGAAATAGAGATACTTGCAAAAGCTATTATTCAAATGGGAATCTTAAAAAATTAGAAATATCCCAATTAGACACTATTAATCTTACATCATATGGAAAAACTTTTTTTTATTATGAGAATGGAAAGCTTAAACTGGAAGTTGATGTTAAAGATTACCAACCAAATGGAATAGCTAAATATTATGATGAAAAAGGAAAACTAATAGAAACTATGACTTTTAAAAAAGGAGTAAAAACAAATTCCATAATTGAATAA
- a CDS encoding HEPN family nuclease: MGIEKGKYDVELIRRTKELIQDYDGKYNLTLLMNGLLSLIVLPQEHNSRIRKLTFMNTDLNDIPEIKFVLESPRFYFDRRGFNNDLKNLMKRIRNGISHQRIETINTKGKWKGVKIQDLDRHNNVGLNLELKTSELRKFAFFIADEYIKEVRKASG; encoded by the coding sequence ATGGGAATAGAAAAAGGTAAATATGACGTCGAACTAATACGACGAACAAAAGAATTGATTCAAGATTATGATGGAAAATACAATCTGACTTTATTGATGAATGGACTTTTAAGTTTAATTGTCTTACCTCAAGAACACAATTCTCGAATAAGAAAGTTGACATTTATGAATACCGACTTGAATGACATCCCAGAAATAAAGTTCGTTTTGGAATCACCTCGTTTTTATTTCGACCGACGCGGATTTAATAATGATTTGAAAAATCTAATGAAAAGAATTCGGAACGGAATTTCTCATCAACGAATCGAAACGATTAACACAAAAGGGAAATGGAAAGGGGTTAAAATTCAAGATTTAGACAGACATAATAATGTTGGATTAAATTTAGAATTGAAAACTTCTGAATTGAGAAAGTTTGCGTTTTTTATAGCAGATGAGTACATCAAAGAAGTGAGAAAAGCCAGTGGATAA